Below is a genomic region from Helianthus annuus cultivar XRQ/B chromosome 2, HanXRQr2.0-SUNRISE, whole genome shotgun sequence.
TCTACGATACTTTAAACATTTAATGTCATTAACTGACAGAACGAAACCTTGATAGCAATCAAGGCTCCTCATGGGACTACTCTTGAAGTCCCGGATCCTGATGAGGTGAGCATGAAATGGGAACttaattttgtttctttttttagcATTTATTGTTAGTTTTGATATTGTTTTGTTAATATACCAGGCTGTTGATTATCCACAAAGGAGATACAGGATAATTCTTAGAAGCACAATGGGCCCTATTGATGTATATCTTGTCAGGTAcatgtaattttttattaaaaattaactAGTAAATTTACCCCGCTCGTTGCGGCGTGAGGTGGATTCGTCACGttagaaaaaaaacactaaaaggtGAAATACCAAAACGAATAAAAGTATAGGgactaaacatgtatattacaaaAGTTAAAGTAGAGGGACCAAACATGTATATAAGCAAAGTTGACTAATAAGTAGAAAACTTTATTAAAACAGAAGGACTAAATATGTATGTTAAGAAACGTAAAGTTGAGGGACGTAAATATGTGTAATAACAAAGTTAAGGGTGTAAAAGTAAAATGCAAAAGActtaaaaaagaaattaaaaaagaCGTTGCCATGTGGCACCTTGTGATTGGATACAATGAATGGTCAGAATTTCTGACATGACACATTAACACAAGATTAGTTAGGTTTTGGGTTGTCATGTGAAACCAGCTAAATAGATAGGCCGTGCTGCGGTTGACATGTTTAACCTGTTTATTTAAACGGGTCTACCCGACAATATGTGATCTCTTTAACCCATTTTTACAACCCGCTTACCTGTTTAACTCGTTTAGATAAAGGGGTTAACGTGTCGTATTTGGGTGTCACACGATTCTACGTGTGTCTGGATAATGATTCAAGTCGCTAATCCGACATGATTTCCATCTATAATTAATATACATTGTATGCTTATGTTGATATAATAAATTTTGATCATCACAAAACCCATTTGTTTAGTCAATTTGAAGAAAAATTTGAGGATGCTGATGGGGTTGACCAACGTATGACCACGGTGCCAGTTGCTACCAGTTCTAGTTATGATGATAATCAACAAGCCAGCATTGAACCACAGTCACAACATGCTCATAGTACTCACTCTGATCCTAATTTAACCGAAGATTCTGCTGGGAGGATTATGAGGATAGTCCCTTCAGACGTTGATGTAAGTAATTACTAATTATGGCTCATTATTACTGTTTATTTGTATTTGGTAATTTGTTTACAAATGTAGATTTTCTATTGAGGATAATACATGaaaaaagaatttttatttgGTAATTTGTTGCAGAATGATGCAGACTATTGGCTTCTATCAGATAAGGAAGTTCCTTTAACAGATATTTGGAACACAGACTGTATCCTTTTCTAACTTGCTTTCtatgaacatccttcatattttttttttttttacacaaaaagcatatttttgtttgaaatttgcaatattaataaaaaaataaaaaataaaaaaacatatttttttgacccgtttcaatacTGCCAGTTCCTTGTAATGATAATCATAGGCAAACTGCACGAAATAGAaacgaaatcacaatttttatgTGTACATATGAATACTATATTAAAGTGTTGCATTCCTTTGACTAGTTTTAGTACCTGGGATCGAATGGGACCATGTTGACTTGCTTAGTGAAGAATTCAGGTTGGCAGAAGTCGGGACACCACGACCAACCACACTACCATCGGTGATGCACCCGTAAACGGTGCACTCAGGTGACCTGAGGTCAACAAGAAGTACCAAAAAGGTCAACATTATAAGCACCAAGGATCTGTTCTTCAAATGATCCAAGATGATACAACATTACAATGTGAGTGAAATCCAGAAACAAAGCAGCATCATATTCGTTTGCTGTCCCCGTACCTGAATCTGTTAATTCTGTACAGTACAGTCTCGATAAATGAATAACCTCATAACCAAAAAAAATGTTCGTTTTGAGGTTATTTATTTATCGAGAATAATAACGCCCGGGACCTGCGAAAACTACTCATTTACATTTGTATGGGGCTTGAAAGGGATCATACATTCATATTATTTTTTTAGTGCATGTCACAATAGAGCATCAAAATAAGAATATTCTGTTTCTGTGTTCTAGTAAAGTAGGTGATTATTTTGTATTATTAGAAGTATTAGATATATACCAGGCgttataatattaataaaactTATACATATCTAATAATTTAATGGTGTAAAACGAACTCTATTAATTTATTAAGTCATGTAGcaaataaaaatcatcaacaGCATACGCCAATTATTGGCTTTTTTCTTATAAAGATTTTTTTCTTCTCTCTAATTGCTCAGTTTCATCTAAGCCATGAACACCACCGCTTCAATCGAATTCGAGCTTCTCTCAATGAAACCCGCTTGCTACACTTCCCTTCGAGACATCCTGCGATCACCGGCAACTGTTGTTCAGCTCTCGAAAGCTCCCTACTCTGCCGCCAATCCGGGGTATGAAATCATGATTCGAAACCGCCTAGTGAAACAGGCAGCCTGGGCTTATCTCCAACCCATGTCAACCGACACTGAGTCAGGTGGATCGGCTGTCTTCAACCGCCTGTGGACCCAGTTTACCGGTGCACTCTTTCGTCTTATAACCACCGCCTTTGATTGCATTCTCCTGTCACTTCAGGTAAAGAGGTCACAAAGCTGTAAAATACCCACCATAGGTTCGGTTTAACTTTCTTTCCTAATCTGtagaaaagaaaaaataaatcAGTTGAATGAATGAAAATCAAGTTACAAGTGTCTTTGTTCTCTGTCTTTTTACAATGTTTTACATTCGACTCCAGTTAACGAATCAGGTTCCCCTGGAGCGTCTAAACATTAGTCAAACGGGTTCTCTATGCCCCGAATTTGAAGCGGTTACACGTCTGTCTTTTGCTTGCTTTGATCGATATTAGATAGTAGATTGACTGTTGGTGGTGGGCGACGCCGGTACCAGGAGTTTTGATGATTTTGTAAAATATGCCTAGTAGAGATGATCAAAAGAAAGCAATTTAACATTATTAGATTATAATTATATTGATAAAACGGTCACATTCAAAACTCAATGTAGCGCAAATAAATGGCTTACAAAGAAGAGAAAATCACAAAAATGGTTAAGTTAGGACTAACAAAATTTGCTAAATTGAACATTGACTAAACTaacttcttttatatatatatatatattttttttttctatcaaTCAAACAATTATTCATGACATACTGTAGACGAACTAGATCATGACACGTCTCTTCATTGTCTAACAATGATTCATTGAGCTAAAATTGCGTatgatagtttttttttaatggtCAACGAATCCTTCAAATGGGCTACTGGCTAAATTCACCATATCGGGATACACTTgcctccgaaccggggaaaagccccacctagggccgaagcccatgaacactcgcccgaaggcacgacagtgcggtgaggtaaaacccgctcagttcaaggatcgaactagcaaTCTCCACTTTCTCGcatagtctcccatcatcaccaggtgccgcataAAATAATGGGGAGCTCAAGAATCGAACTTGGGTCCCTTAGAACACCAAGTCTCTCCCTTAtcacttcaccaccaccacctcattggcAATTGCGTATGATAGTGACTGACTGGGCTAAAATTACGTTTGGTTATTGGTTGTGACGATAGTGTAATTTTCACCCAATGAGTCCCAACCATGCTCGTCTATTTCATAGACATAAATTTCTTTTGTTGCCGATGACATGCGTCATTGTTTTCTTAGTTGAAAATTCATTGTTTATAGTTACATGTAATATAGTAGATATTCATCTTATAAATTTTAATTTCAGTTGTCGATTTTCGTGTTAGAAAAATGATGCACCTGAGTTTTTGAAGGCTTAGAGGCTAAATAATGAAAGAAGTTTGTTTGACCAGTTATTTAGAATTGCGCCAATAATAAATTGGCAATTGCCACGTCTCATGCTTTTGGCTCTCAAGGCGCCCCGGGGGGTTCCTAGATGAGAGTCCGAGCTGGCATGGGTTGGCAAGGGTTTAAGGGAACACCGCCGCATGTCAAGCTAGATGGAGACACGACTTCAAATGCTCGTTCATGAACTCGTTGCTAGATCATGGAAAATGCAAGAAAGGTGAATGTTGGCAAAGGGTTGGAAATCACAAGTTCAAGTGATGGGTGCCCTATTGCTTCCATGATGAAAGGGATTGAAAAGGTTGTAATGAGGTGGCAAAATTCAATTGGTTGGGCTTACGGGTTGAAGAGGTTCAAGTGATGGTGCCTTTTCCATCCTCATTTTCTTTAAACAATTTCCTTTTATTAGACCAACTAGCCCGTATCAGTTTAGTTAATTACGGAATCGATACAGTGTATAGTAACCTCAAAGATAATACCCAAACATAAAGTCGTTATGACTAAAAGGATGTCGACATATGTTTTAAATCAATCGAAAAAATCTAACGGATACCAATATCAGTTACGATAGTACTGATACCAGTACTAATGTTGTTCGGTCGGAATCGATGTGATACCGAGATATTGTTGGGATAATATTAGTTCGGTCATCACCGTATTGATACGATATCGACAATACCGACAATACCGACACTCACTATAGCTTATGATATGAAAAATATACTTTGTTGTGAATAACACTCCATGTATACCACCGAAATTTATATCGAAAAGAAAACCACAAGAACTTACATTGTTACCACAGCCTTGCCAAAAATGTTTAGACGGTATCGGTTCGGTGTGTCACGGTGAAGACCAAAAAGTTCATTTGTATGTGACATGTTCGATTTTGAACAAAAGTTTATCGAAaggtagataaaaataagcacgtctCAACGAAATATTTAGAATTTTATAAAGCATTAAATTATGTTATTAGAATAAAGAAAATGGTAAACGGCGTCAATTAATAAAATTAACTTTCAAATGTGTTACTGCgacatgcttatttttatctacttTTCGATATAAAAATTTAATTCAACAACGAGTTTGCGTCATAATGTACAAGTCATCGAATCACGACCGCACAAGTTTTCGAAGCTGCTTCTAggtttccttttcttttcttttcctcttACAACctttaaaatatgatattttataaaattcaggATCTTCAGTATTGGTTTGGCATGTTTTTTTGCATCAGCCTTTTGATGTGAGTTTCTTTTGTGGCGTGAACCCAAGTGCACAGGTCGTCGAAACTGAACCTTACAAACTTCAACACTCACAGAGTGGCGCGCGGGTTTCACGgtgaataatggattttaataatcctaactatttGCCGTTGGCCGACAACATTCCCAACAACAAAAATAACCACTGATGGTCCCACCTTTTAACCTATTGTCCACCAACGGACATTTTCTAATGGATgtctaacccagttagttttttgttGACTGGCACAAATCTTTGTTATTTGATGAGATGGCTGCATATCTGGCACTCTCATCACCACCTCAattccaccaccatcatcattagCTGTCAgcctgttggtggtggtggtggaggtaaGGTTGAGGTGGGTAGTGAGTGGCTGTGGTGGAGTTGAGGTGATGATGAGAGTGCCATATAAGCAGCCACCTCATCAAATAACAAAGATTTGTGTCACGTCACCAAAAAACTAATTGGGTTAGACCTTAGTTAGAAAATGTTCTTTGGTGGACAATAGGTTAAAAGGTGAGACTATCATAGTCATTTTTGTAGTTGGGACTGTTACCCACCAATGACAAATAGTTTGGATTATCAAAATCCGTCATTAAAAAACATCTCAAAACAATCTCaggggcaaaaaaaaaaaaaaaaaaacccaccaTCAACTATCTAGAAACATGCATGAACCGAtcaaaaacattttaaaacagaCCAAACATGGTCTGGACAGCCAAAAACAGCCTAGATAGTAGGACTAAAGCAAGGCTCAACCAGTTTAAATGGGCTTGCATGCCTGAACCAGCCTTATGGTTCCTTCTCTTGAGTTGGCAGTGCCACTCATGTAATTCCCTTGCCAAATTTCTTCACATGAAGCAATGTGGGTTCAAAACCACATTGGAAAAAAGAAActtttcatttttatattttggACATTGTACTAAAAGGAAACTATATCTTTGATAATATATGTAAATAGTATCATTGTTTTATGCCGATAATGTAATTTTTAACGTCCCACTTTTCTTGGGCatacgctttttttgcgccttacTTCTAGGCGACAAGTGTGCCT
It encodes:
- the LOC110899116 gene encoding uncharacterized protein LOC110899116, yielding MNTTASIEFELLSMKPACYTSLRDILRSPATVVQLSKAPYSAANPGYEIMIRNRLVKQAAWAYLQPMSTDTESGGSAVFNRLWTQFTGALFRLITTAFDCILLSLQLTNQVPLERLNISQTGSLCPEFEAVTRLSFACFDRY